Sequence from the Candidatus Tanganyikabacteria bacterium genome:
GATCGGCGCGCCCGTGCCCGGGCCGGCGGGCCCTGCGAGGCCACCCGGAGCGTTGCCACCGCCGGAGCCCGGCGTCTGGGCATGCACGGCGAGGGAGGCGGCCAGGCTGAAGGCCAGGGCCGCGGCCACCGCCACCGGCCGGAAGGTGACGTCGCGCCCCGTGCGCGACGGGTCTACCTCCTGTCGACCCGCCACAGCAGGAAGGCTCCCACGACGACGTACAGGATGTTCTCGGTCCAGGCGGCCAAGAACGGGCCCAGCATCCCCGCGTTCCCCATGGACCGGGCGATGGACATGATCACGTAGTAGACGGCGACCAGGGCGATGGTGAGGGAAACGCCGATGAAGATGCCGAGCCGGCCGAAGCGGAAGCCCAGGGGCGCGGCGAGGATGGCCACGACCGTCGCGGCCAGCGGCAGGCTGAACTTGAGGTGGTAGTCGACCTCCATGGTCTTGGTGTCCACCCCCGACACCTTGAGATCGCGTATCTGCTTGCCCAGTTCGGCCGAGGTCTGCTCCTGGGGCGAGAGGTTGCCGTACTTGAAGTAGGACGCCGGCTCCTGGCTGACCTTGACGGTACGGGTCTTGAAGGGAACCTCGGCCTCGACGAAGGCGCCCGCGTCGTACCGGTGCTCGATGCCGTCCACGAGTTCCCACTCGCGCCCCTTCCAGGTGCCGAGTCTGGCCGTGATGACGACGGGAATCTGGCCCTCGCGATCGAAGATGATGACGTCGAAGAGCTGGTTGGTCCGCTGATCGATCTGCTTGACGTAGAAGTAGGTGTTGCCTTCCCCCTTGAAGAACGTGTTGTCCCGGAAGAGGGGCTTGGGCTGGCGCAGCATCAGGTTGCGAACCAGCTCCACGACCTGCTGGTTGGCCCAGGGTACCACCCGGTCGTTGAACCAGAAGCCGAACGCCGAGACCAGCAGCGACAGCGCGATCACCGGCACGCACATGCGCCGGAAGCTGATGCCGCAGGCCCGCAGGGCGGTGATTTCGAAGTCCCGCGATAGCCGCCCGATGCCGATGAGGGTGGCGAACAGGAAGGCCACCGGGAAGGTGATGACCATGATCGCCGGCAGGTTGTAGAGCAGGAGCCGCAGCACGACGTCCACCGGGACCTGGCTCTGCACGATGAGCTGCGCATAGATGTAGAGCAGGTTGACCAGGTTCATC
This genomic interval carries:
- a CDS encoding LptF/LptG family permease, producing MIPIVDRYVVRELIRPFLSGIGGFVMMNLVNLLYIYAQLIVQSQVPVDVVLRLLLYNLPAIMVITFPVAFLFATLIGIGRLSRDFEITALRACGISFRRMCVPVIALSLLVSAFGFWFNDRVVPWANQQVVELVRNLMLRQPKPLFRDNTFFKGEGNTYFYVKQIDQRTNQLFDVIIFDREGQIPVVITARLGTWKGREWELVDGIEHRYDAGAFVEAEVPFKTRTVKVSQEPASYFKYGNLSPQEQTSAELGKQIRDLKVSGVDTKTMEVDYHLKFSLPLAATVVAILAAPLGFRFGRLGIFIGVSLTIALVAVYYVIMSIARSMGNAGMLGPFLAAWTENILYVVVGAFLLWRVDRR